A DNA window from Myxocyprinus asiaticus isolate MX2 ecotype Aquarium Trade chromosome 45, UBuf_Myxa_2, whole genome shotgun sequence contains the following coding sequences:
- the LOC127434997 gene encoding microsomal glutathione S-transferase 1-like, which produces MAHLINNNVFLAFSTYATIVVLKMMFMSFITVYYRMTRKAFSNWEDTAMGNNNPEDRKKLLQTNPDVERVRRCHQNDLENIIPFVVIGLLYALTGPDLSTALLHFRVFVGSRFIHTVAYVMALPQPSRALAWIVGLFTTFSMAYRVLTAALFL; this is translated from the exons ATGGCCCATCTGATAAACAATAATGTGTTCCTGGCCTTCTCCACATATGCCACCATTGTCGTCCTCAAAATGATGTTCATGTCCTTCATTACTGTTTACTACAGGATGACCAGAAAG GCCTTTTCAAACTGGGAGGACACTGCAATGGGCAATAATAATCCAGAAGATAGAAAGAAGTTGCTTCAGACCAATCCTGATGTAGAACGTGTTCGAAG ATGCCATCAGAATGACCTGGAGAACATAATTCCCTTTGTGGTAATTGGTCTTCTGTATGCACTCACGGGGCCAGATCTCTCCACTGCTCTGTTGCACTTCCGAGTGTTTGTGGGTTCACGTTTCATCCACACTGTGGCCTATGTGATGGCTCTGCCACAGCCTAGCAGAGCTCTGGCCTGGATTGTGGGGCTGTTCACAACTTTCTCTATGGCTTACAGGGTGCTTACCGCTGCTCTCTTTCTCTAA
- the mgst1.1 gene encoding microsomal glutathione S-transferase 1.1, with protein MAEILHMIDSEVFLAFSTYATIVILKMMLMSPITSYYRLTKKVFSNLEDTSLVKTCEDRKKLVRVDPDVERVRRCHQNDLENIIPFVVIGLLYALTGPDLSSALLHFRVFVGSRIIHTVAYVMALPQPSRALAWMVGLFTTLSMAYRVLTTALFL; from the exons ATGGCAGAAATTTTGCACATGATTGACAGCGAGGTCTTCCTGGCCTTCTCCACTTATGCAACCATAGTCATCCTCAAAATGATGCTCATGAGCCCCATAACCTCATACTATCGATTGACAAAAAAG GTTTTTTCCAACTTGGAGGACACCAGCTTGGTCAAGACTTGTGAAGACAGAAAGAAGTTGGTCAGGGTCGATCCAGATGTGGAAAGAGTGCGAAG ATGCCACCAGAATGACCTGGAGAACATCATTCCCTTCGTGGTAATTGGTCTTCTGTATGCACTCACGGGGCCGGATCTCTCCTCGGCTCTTTTGCACTTCCGGGTGTTTGTGGGTTCACGTATCATCCACACTGTGGCCTACGTgatggctctgccgcagcctagCAGAGCTCTGGCCTGGATGGTGGGGCTGTTCACAACTCTCTCTATGGCTTACAGAGTGCTCACCACTGCTCTCTTTCTCTAA